A stretch of Aeromicrobium tamlense DNA encodes these proteins:
- a CDS encoding TetR/AcrR family transcriptional regulator, producing MPKIIGDSLEEHRATMRRRVFDALVELLRERPFDLITMADLATHAGVGRSSLYNHFKDKEAVVVAFATDETSRYLEQLNASLADRTTPTERLETYVRHHVDTSKDFHIGLGPELRAMLSPESVTAMREHVVAVEQVLRQILIDGVASGEFTVDDVDATVSLLHATLSARHASADTTTRFVLAAVSPS from the coding sequence GTGCCGAAGATCATCGGGGACTCCCTGGAGGAGCACCGGGCGACGATGCGTCGCCGGGTCTTCGATGCCCTCGTCGAGCTGCTGCGCGAGCGCCCGTTCGACCTCATCACGATGGCCGACCTGGCCACGCACGCCGGGGTGGGCCGGTCCTCGCTGTACAACCACTTCAAGGACAAGGAGGCCGTCGTCGTCGCCTTCGCGACGGACGAGACCTCGCGCTACCTCGAACAGCTGAACGCCTCTCTCGCCGACCGGACCACGCCGACCGAGCGCCTCGAGACCTACGTGCGGCACCACGTGGACACGTCGAAGGACTTCCACATCGGCCTGGGCCCCGAGCTGCGCGCGATGCTGTCGCCGGAGTCCGTCACCGCGATGCGCGAGCACGTCGTCGCGGTCGAGCAGGTGCTGCGGCAGATCCTGATCGACGGCGTCGCCTCCGGCGAGTTCACGGTGGACGACGTCGACGCCACCGTCTCGCTGCTGCACGCGACCCTCTCGGCCCGCCACGCCTCGGCCGACACGACGACCCGCTTCGTCCTCGCCGCCGTCTCCCCCTCCTGA
- a CDS encoding purine-nucleoside phosphorylase: protein MTRVNAYDLAREAADALRDRTGGGDHDVALVMGSGWLPAADALGEPEYEVPTEELPGFSKPAVAGHGGTIRSVRVGDLRALVFLGRTHYYEGKGVEAVVHGVRTAAAAGVRTMVLTNGCGGLNPAWTPGTPVLIRDHINLTATSPIVGANFVDLTDLYAQRLRDLVREVDPSIDEGVYVQFPGPHYETPAEVRMAGVMGGDLVGMSTTLEAIAAREAGMEVLGISLVTNLAAGISDEPLNHEEVLEAGKSAATRMGALLADLLPRV, encoded by the coding sequence GTGACTCGGGTGAACGCCTACGACCTCGCCCGCGAAGCCGCCGACGCCCTGCGTGACCGCACCGGAGGCGGCGACCACGACGTCGCTCTCGTGATGGGGTCGGGCTGGCTGCCTGCCGCCGACGCGCTCGGCGAGCCCGAGTACGAGGTCCCCACCGAGGAGCTGCCCGGCTTCAGCAAGCCGGCCGTCGCCGGTCACGGCGGCACGATCCGCTCGGTCCGCGTGGGCGACCTGCGCGCCCTGGTCTTCCTCGGCCGCACCCACTACTACGAGGGCAAGGGCGTCGAGGCCGTCGTGCACGGCGTTCGCACCGCGGCGGCCGCCGGCGTGCGCACGATGGTGCTGACGAACGGCTGCGGCGGCCTCAACCCGGCGTGGACCCCCGGCACCCCCGTGCTCATCCGCGACCACATCAACCTCACGGCCACGTCGCCGATCGTCGGCGCGAACTTCGTCGACCTCACCGACCTGTACGCGCAGCGCCTGCGCGACCTCGTGCGCGAGGTCGACCCGTCGATCGACGAGGGCGTCTACGTGCAGTTCCCCGGTCCTCATTACGAGACGCCGGCCGAGGTGAGGATGGCCGGTGTCATGGGCGGCGACCTCGTGGGCATGTCCACCACGCTCGAGGCGATCGCCGCGCGCGAGGCCGGCATGGAGGTGCTCGGCATCTCGCTGGTCACGAACCTCGCCGCCGGCATCTCGGACGAGCCGCTCAACCACGAGGAGGTCCTCGAGGCCGGCAAGTCCGCCGCCACGCGCATGGGCGCACTGCTCGCCGACCTGCTCCCCCGCGTCTGA
- a CDS encoding HNH endonuclease signature motif containing protein, with the protein MDVVGGLRSGQRFLADARSRDLSALSSEQLAAEVAAVQAMRREADALHLALVAAADRSDAHRATDAASLTALVATGSGVTRREAAREIRLANRIEAAPRVREALAEPGMSTTKAAIVTDALETLPTNLTTEQRDLVEADMVAAARVMTADQLRRKARRAIEVVDVARADRIENDQLTREEAAQRQQREFWIGRPDQTTGLVPFGGKTDALTADMLRAVVESKTAPRASAAESAELKPQEKAGEAFAEIVRHLPRDGYGNHGGVAATLVVTVDEQTLRGQTDRAGVTELGTPVSAGQLRKLSCNAGILPVVMNGQSQVLDEGRAKRHHTAAQRIALAQRDQGCAFPDCDRPPGWTEAHHVIPWSHGGPTDLTSGVLLCAHHHHRVHDAHIAIRFGHDGTPEFRLRDQWRRNHRYRPEAA; encoded by the coding sequence GTGGACGTCGTCGGTGGGCTCAGGTCGGGGCAGCGGTTCCTCGCCGACGCGCGCTCGCGCGACCTGTCCGCCTTGTCGTCCGAGCAGCTCGCTGCTGAGGTGGCGGCGGTGCAGGCCATGCGTCGCGAGGCTGACGCACTGCACCTCGCGCTGGTGGCCGCTGCCGACCGGAGCGACGCCCACCGCGCGACCGATGCCGCGAGCCTGACCGCGCTGGTGGCGACCGGGTCTGGGGTGACGCGGCGCGAGGCCGCGCGGGAGATCCGCCTGGCGAACCGGATCGAGGCCGCCCCGCGGGTGCGTGAGGCGCTGGCCGAACCGGGCATGTCCACCACCAAGGCCGCGATCGTCACCGACGCGCTCGAAACGCTCCCGACCAACCTGACGACCGAGCAGCGTGACCTCGTGGAGGCCGACATGGTCGCGGCGGCGCGGGTGATGACCGCTGACCAGCTGCGTCGCAAGGCCCGCCGCGCGATCGAGGTCGTTGACGTCGCCCGGGCCGATCGGATCGAGAACGACCAGCTCACCCGCGAGGAAGCCGCCCAGCGGCAGCAGCGTGAGTTCTGGATCGGCCGTCCCGACCAGACCACCGGGCTGGTGCCGTTCGGCGGCAAGACCGACGCCCTCACCGCCGACATGCTGCGTGCCGTCGTGGAGTCCAAGACCGCCCCGCGCGCCTCGGCTGCCGAGAGCGCTGAGCTGAAGCCGCAGGAGAAGGCGGGCGAGGCATTCGCCGAGATCGTCCGCCACCTGCCGCGTGACGGCTACGGCAACCACGGCGGCGTCGCCGCCACCCTCGTGGTCACCGTCGACGAGCAGACCCTCCGAGGCCAGACCGACCGCGCCGGCGTCACCGAACTCGGAACACCGGTCTCGGCGGGACAGTTGAGGAAGCTGTCCTGCAACGCCGGCATCCTCCCAGTCGTGATGAACGGCCAGTCCCAGGTCCTCGACGAAGGCCGCGCCAAACGCCACCACACCGCCGCCCAACGCATCGCGCTCGCCCAACGCGACCAGGGCTGCGCGTTCCCCGACTGCGACCGACCACCCGGCTGGACCGAAGCCCACCACGTCATCCCGTGGAGCCACGGCGGACCCACCGACCTCACATCAGGGGTACTGCTCTGCGCGCATCACCACCACCGCGTCCACGACGCCCACATCGCCATCCGGTTCGGTCACGACGGCACGCCCGAGTTCCGCCTCCGCGACCAATGGCGCCGCAACCACCGCTACCGACCCGAGGCCGCCTGA
- a CDS encoding phospho-sugar mutase encodes MTGVDPSPRYGGRMDPILAARDWISQDPDAQTRNELTALIDAGDEAEIAARFAGRLQFGTAGLRGELGAGPMRMNRVTVARAAAGLARHLLSEDPHPSVVIGYDARTNSDVFARDTAEIMQAAGVRAMLLPEHLPTPVLAFAIGHLSASAGVMVTASHNPPRDNGYKVYLADTSQIVPPADADIAAQIDAVGRVDELARDTDYTVLGTDVAEAYLDAVADLVPPGPRELTVAYTPMHGVGGQLLTHAAERAGFPAPHVVEAQADPDPAFPTVAFPNPEEPGAMDLALALAKDLDADIVIANDPDADRCAVGVRTVGGHRMLTGDQVGALLAEALLRQGVEGTYASSIVSSDLLGRQAAAHGQPWQQTLTGFKWIGKVDGLVYGYEEALGYCVAPHIARDKDGISAALLIMSLASTLQAEGRTLLDLLDDIYRQHGWHATGQLAVRVEDLAIIAEAMERLRSEPPTWLAETEVTTVDDLAKGYQGLPPTDGIRLGLEGGSRVICRPSGTEPKLKCYVEAVVPVGSSLEDARTRAADTVRAIIGDLRSYLGVE; translated from the coding sequence CTGACGGGCGTCGATCCATCCCCCCGCTACGGTGGGCGGATGGACCCGATCCTTGCTGCCCGGGACTGGATCTCGCAGGATCCTGATGCACAGACCCGGAACGAGCTGACCGCCCTGATCGACGCCGGAGACGAGGCCGAGATCGCGGCCCGCTTCGCCGGCCGCCTGCAGTTCGGCACGGCCGGACTGCGCGGCGAGCTGGGCGCCGGCCCCATGCGGATGAACCGCGTGACCGTGGCGCGTGCCGCCGCCGGACTCGCCCGCCACCTGCTCTCCGAGGACCCCCATCCCAGCGTGGTGATCGGCTACGACGCCCGCACGAACTCCGACGTCTTCGCCCGCGACACCGCCGAGATCATGCAGGCCGCCGGCGTGCGTGCCATGCTGCTGCCCGAGCACCTGCCCACGCCCGTGCTGGCGTTCGCGATCGGTCACCTGAGCGCCTCCGCCGGCGTCATGGTCACCGCGTCGCACAACCCGCCCCGCGACAACGGCTACAAGGTGTACCTCGCGGACACGAGCCAGATCGTGCCGCCCGCGGACGCCGACATCGCGGCGCAGATCGACGCCGTCGGCCGGGTCGACGAACTGGCGCGCGACACCGACTACACGGTCCTGGGCACCGACGTGGCCGAGGCGTACCTCGACGCCGTCGCCGACCTCGTGCCGCCGGGCCCGCGCGAGCTGACGGTGGCGTACACGCCGATGCACGGGGTGGGCGGCCAGCTGCTGACCCATGCCGCCGAGCGCGCCGGCTTCCCCGCGCCCCACGTGGTCGAGGCCCAGGCCGACCCCGACCCTGCCTTCCCCACCGTCGCCTTCCCGAACCCCGAGGAGCCCGGCGCGATGGACCTGGCCCTCGCACTGGCGAAGGACCTGGACGCCGACATCGTCATCGCGAACGACCCCGACGCCGACCGGTGCGCCGTGGGAGTCCGCACCGTCGGCGGCCACCGGATGCTCACCGGCGACCAGGTCGGCGCGCTGCTGGCCGAGGCGCTGCTGCGCCAGGGCGTCGAGGGCACGTACGCCTCCTCGATCGTGTCGTCCGACCTGCTGGGGCGCCAGGCCGCCGCGCACGGCCAGCCGTGGCAGCAGACGCTCACCGGCTTCAAGTGGATCGGCAAGGTCGACGGGCTGGTCTACGGCTACGAGGAGGCGCTCGGCTACTGCGTGGCACCGCACATCGCGCGTGACAAGGACGGCATCTCGGCGGCGCTGCTGATCATGTCGCTGGCGTCCACCCTCCAGGCCGAGGGCCGCACGCTGCTGGACCTGCTCGACGACATCTACCGCCAGCACGGCTGGCACGCCACCGGCCAGCTCGCCGTGCGGGTCGAGGACCTCGCGATCATCGCCGAGGCGATGGAGCGGCTGCGGTCCGAGCCGCCCACGTGGCTCGCGGAGACCGAGGTCACCACGGTGGACGACCTCGCGAAGGGCTATCAGGGCCTGCCGCCCACGGACGGCATCCGCCTCGGGCTGGAGGGCGGCAGCCGGGTCATCTGCCGTCCGTCGGGCACCGAGCCCAAGCTCAAGTGCTACGTCGAGGCCGTCGTCCCGGTGGGCTCGTCACTCGAGGACGCGCGCACCCGTGCGGCCGACACCGTGCGAGCGATCATCGGCGACCTCAGGAGCTACCTCGGCGTGGAGTGA
- a CDS encoding Gfo/Idh/MocA family protein has translation MTAPFEPVRWAVAGWGAGGRVFHAPMIAAADGLDLVAVVSTNPDRARDARSAGLEALPDLESLRDAGVEGVTLTTPAGTHADLAVEALGLGLHVVVDKPFATTAEDARRIVAAASPGTVLTVYQNRRWDGDFLTIQELVESGELGRVDRLESRIERFRPELPRWTRDRDSVHGGGVLVDLGPHLIDQAVHLLGPVQQVFADLAVLGDDRRSEDDAVVMLRHASGSRSTIVASVHAAAEGPRFRVSGTRGGLRIEGFDPQEADLFAGATPTSLGERWGSDDPARAAHWEGDGPARRPLARGRWDTFYPSVAAAVRTGTPPPVPPADAVHVAEIFDAARRSAEEGRWIDVATAISN, from the coding sequence ATGACGGCGCCGTTCGAGCCCGTGCGGTGGGCCGTCGCGGGATGGGGCGCCGGTGGACGCGTCTTCCACGCGCCGATGATCGCCGCCGCCGACGGACTCGACCTGGTGGCGGTCGTCTCGACCAACCCCGACCGGGCCCGCGACGCCAGGTCGGCCGGACTCGAGGCGCTGCCGGACCTCGAGAGCCTGCGCGACGCCGGCGTCGAGGGCGTCACCCTCACGACCCCGGCCGGCACCCATGCCGACCTCGCCGTCGAGGCGCTCGGGCTCGGCCTGCACGTCGTGGTCGACAAGCCCTTCGCGACCACCGCGGAGGACGCCCGCCGCATCGTGGCCGCGGCCTCGCCCGGCACCGTGCTGACCGTCTACCAGAACCGCCGCTGGGACGGCGACTTCCTGACGATCCAAGAGCTCGTGGAGTCCGGCGAGCTGGGCCGCGTCGACCGCCTCGAGTCGCGGATCGAGCGCTTCCGCCCCGAGCTGCCGCGCTGGACGCGGGACCGCGACTCGGTCCACGGCGGAGGCGTCCTGGTCGACCTCGGCCCCCACCTCATCGACCAGGCCGTGCACCTGCTCGGACCCGTGCAGCAGGTCTTCGCCGACCTCGCGGTCCTGGGCGACGACCGGCGCAGCGAGGACGACGCGGTCGTCATGCTGCGGCACGCGAGCGGCAGCCGCTCCACGATCGTCGCGTCGGTGCACGCGGCCGCTGAGGGACCGCGGTTCCGGGTGTCCGGAACCCGGGGCGGGCTGCGCATCGAGGGCTTCGACCCCCAGGAGGCGGACCTCTTCGCGGGGGCGACCCCGACGAGCCTCGGCGAGCGATGGGGGAGCGACGATCCCGCCCGCGCGGCGCACTGGGAGGGCGACGGCCCTGCACGCCGCCCCCTGGCTCGTGGGCGATGGGACACGTTCTACCCATCCGTGGCCGCCGCGGTCCGCACGGGGACACCACCGCCCGTCCCGCCGGCGGACGCCGTGCACGTCGCGGAGATCTTCGACGCGGCCCGACGCAGCGCCGAGGAGGGTCGCTGGATCGACGTGGCGACGGCGATTTCGAATTGA
- a CDS encoding xylulokinase translates to MSRRCVLGLDLGTSGVKAVLVATDGSVLARADRGYAVASPHPRWAETDPAQWEAAARDAVASVLADVDADVVAIGLDGQMHGTVLVDASGEPVRPAVLWPDGRAGDELARWQALAPERLRALANPLAPGMTGPVLAWLTRHEPDVVARAHRVLLPKDWLRTRLVPGALVTDHSDASATLLWDLERDEWSRDVLAATGIRADLLPEVVPSDEVVGTLDATEAAAWGLPAGIPVVAGCADAAATLVGSSSAPGRLVVTVGSGAQVVLPGITPTFDGPITHHTYRAASGGAYAMVAVMNAGIALTRVVSLLGGSWDDLYHDYDRQRPVPGFVPFLSGERLPTAAAPNSGRWFGLGLETERADLFAAALEGLCFTIRRGVESMPELADTAIDVAGGGTRSPVFAQLLADVLGRELCRVDLEDATAVGAALLAFRGAGLDLPEPPPRRGVGVRPGDSGPLEQRYARFLDEVDR, encoded by the coding sequence ATGAGCCGTCGGTGCGTCCTGGGCCTCGACCTCGGGACGAGCGGCGTCAAAGCCGTCCTCGTGGCGACCGACGGCTCGGTCCTGGCCCGCGCGGACCGCGGCTACGCCGTCGCGTCGCCGCACCCGCGCTGGGCCGAGACCGACCCGGCGCAGTGGGAGGCGGCGGCGCGTGACGCCGTGGCCTCCGTCCTGGCCGACGTCGACGCCGACGTCGTCGCGATCGGCCTCGACGGGCAGATGCACGGCACCGTCCTCGTCGACGCCTCCGGCGAGCCGGTGCGACCCGCGGTCCTGTGGCCCGACGGCCGCGCGGGCGACGAGCTGGCGCGCTGGCAGGCCCTGGCGCCCGAGCGGCTGCGCGCCCTGGCGAACCCGCTGGCGCCGGGCATGACCGGCCCGGTGCTGGCCTGGCTCACCCGTCACGAACCCGACGTCGTCGCGCGCGCCCACCGGGTGCTGCTGCCGAAGGACTGGCTGCGCACGCGGCTCGTCCCGGGCGCGCTCGTCACCGACCACTCCGACGCCTCGGCGACGCTGCTGTGGGACCTCGAGCGCGACGAGTGGAGCCGGGACGTCCTCGCGGCCACCGGCATCCGGGCGGACCTGCTGCCCGAGGTCGTGCCGTCGGACGAGGTCGTCGGCACGCTCGACGCGACCGAGGCGGCTGCCTGGGGCCTGCCCGCGGGCATCCCCGTGGTCGCGGGGTGCGCCGACGCCGCCGCGACGCTCGTGGGCTCCTCCTCCGCGCCGGGGCGCCTCGTCGTGACCGTCGGCTCGGGCGCCCAGGTCGTGCTGCCGGGGATCACGCCGACGTTCGACGGGCCGATCACGCACCACACCTATCGGGCCGCGAGCGGTGGCGCCTACGCGATGGTCGCCGTCATGAACGCGGGCATCGCGCTGACGCGGGTCGTCAGCCTGCTCGGTGGCTCGTGGGACGACCTCTACCACGACTACGACCGGCAGCGGCCGGTCCCGGGATTCGTGCCCTTCCTCTCGGGTGAGCGGCTGCCGACGGCCGCTGCGCCGAACTCCGGGCGCTGGTTCGGCCTGGGCCTCGAGACCGAGCGCGCCGACCTGTTCGCGGCCGCGCTGGAGGGCCTGTGCTTCACGATCCGCCGCGGCGTCGAGTCGATGCCCGAGCTCGCCGACACGGCGATCGACGTGGCGGGCGGCGGCACCCGGTCGCCCGTGTTCGCCCAGCTGCTCGCCGACGTGCTCGGCCGCGAGCTGTGCCGCGTCGACCTCGAGGACGCGACCGCGGTGGGCGCGGCCCTGCTGGCGTTCCGCGGTGCCGGACTCGACCTGCCCGAGCCACCGCCGCGGCGTGGCGTGGGCGTGCGTCCAGGGGACTCCGGACCCCTGGAACAGCGCTACGCCCGCTTCCTCGACGAGGTCGACCGATGA
- a CDS encoding sugar phosphate isomerase/epimerase family protein: MTTTHPKETPTVDQRNPIGVHALVWVGGTRPDEIAQAVQRTKDAGFDLLELSLHEMETLDLEGTRAAAEEAGLALACSRGLAFDADVSSDDPEVVARGEKILHQSLDVVSGLGSTILTGALYSALGKYGRPLSDAGRANVVSVLRSLAQEAAGRGVSLGLEICNRYETNVVNTARDALRLADDIGEDNVFIHLDTYHMNIEESDFVTPVLDVADRLGYVHIGENHRGYLGSGSIDFPAFFHALSRVGFTGPITFESFSSAVVSPTLSNDLAVWRSLWTDGDDLARRARGFIDTHLAASASIDA, from the coding sequence ATGACCACCACCCACCCCAAGGAGACCCCCACCGTGGACCAGCGCAACCCCATCGGCGTGCACGCCCTCGTCTGGGTCGGCGGCACCCGCCCCGACGAGATCGCCCAGGCCGTGCAGCGCACCAAGGACGCCGGCTTCGACCTGCTCGAGCTGTCGCTGCACGAGATGGAGACCCTCGACCTCGAGGGCACCCGCGCGGCCGCCGAGGAGGCGGGGCTCGCGCTCGCCTGCTCGCGTGGCCTGGCGTTCGACGCCGACGTCTCGAGCGACGACCCCGAGGTCGTCGCGCGCGGCGAGAAGATCCTGCACCAGTCCCTCGACGTCGTGTCGGGCCTGGGCAGCACGATCCTGACCGGCGCCCTCTACAGCGCCCTCGGCAAGTACGGCCGTCCCCTGAGCGACGCGGGCCGCGCCAACGTCGTGTCGGTCCTGCGCAGCCTCGCGCAGGAGGCCGCGGGTCGCGGCGTGAGCCTCGGTCTGGAGATCTGCAACCGCTACGAGACGAACGTCGTCAACACGGCGCGGGACGCGCTGCGCCTCGCCGACGACATCGGCGAGGACAACGTCTTCATCCACCTCGACACGTACCACATGAACATCGAGGAGTCGGACTTCGTGACGCCCGTCCTCGACGTCGCCGACCGCCTCGGCTACGTGCACATCGGCGAGAACCACCGCGGCTACCTCGGCTCGGGCTCGATCGACTTCCCGGCGTTCTTCCACGCGCTGTCGCGGGTGGGCTTCACGGGCCCGATCACGTTCGAGAGCTTCTCCTCGGCCGTCGTCAGCCCGACGCTGTCGAACGACCTCGCGGTGTGGCGCTCGCTGTGGACCGACGGCGACGACCTCGCCCGCCGGGCCCGCGGCTTCATCGACACGCACCTCGCCGCGTCCGCCTCGATCGACGCGTGA
- a CDS encoding ATP-binding cassette domain-containing protein, with protein MTTHSTEQQARPMGDVLLEVDGLSLSFGSVRALADVSVQVRAGEITALVGDNGAGKSTLVRVVAGVHTADEGTIRFDGQTVAFHAPDQARDAGIETVHQNLALVEDLTVWQNLYLNREITGGVGPFSYLKKRTMRAGAQEMVSKLAVNVPAVTSTVRRLSGGQRQAVAICRAAGFSSKLVIMDEPTAALGVQETARVEELILRLRDEGHAVLLISHNFDQVMRLSDQVWVMRAGRCVAGRRTAETSGEEIVGLITGAIAG; from the coding sequence ATGACGACCCACAGCACCGAACAGCAGGCGCGCCCGATGGGCGACGTGCTGCTCGAGGTCGACGGACTCTCGCTGTCCTTCGGCTCCGTCCGCGCGCTGGCCGACGTCTCGGTCCAGGTGCGTGCCGGCGAGATCACCGCGCTCGTGGGGGACAACGGCGCCGGGAAGTCGACCCTCGTCCGGGTCGTCGCCGGCGTCCACACCGCCGACGAGGGCACGATCCGGTTCGACGGCCAGACCGTCGCGTTCCACGCGCCTGACCAGGCGCGCGACGCCGGGATCGAGACCGTGCACCAGAACCTCGCGCTCGTCGAGGACCTCACGGTGTGGCAGAACCTCTACCTCAACCGCGAGATCACCGGCGGCGTCGGCCCGTTCAGCTACCTGAAGAAGCGCACGATGCGCGCGGGCGCCCAGGAGATGGTGTCCAAGCTCGCCGTCAACGTGCCCGCCGTGACCTCCACCGTCCGGCGCCTGTCGGGCGGCCAGCGCCAGGCCGTGGCGATCTGCCGCGCGGCCGGCTTCAGCTCCAAGCTGGTCATCATGGACGAGCCCACCGCGGCGCTCGGCGTCCAGGAGACCGCGCGCGTCGAGGAGCTCATCCTGCGCCTGCGCGACGAGGGCCACGCGGTCCTGCTCATCAGCCACAACTTCGACCAGGTCATGCGCCTGTCCGACCAGGTCTGGGTCATGCGCGCCGGACGGTGCGTCGCCGGACGCCGGACCGCCGAGACCAGCGGCGAGGAGATCGTCGGCCTCATCACGGGCGCGATCGCCGGATGA
- a CDS encoding ABC transporter permease translates to MTTTTASPATRGSALADRLRQPSFWVEWASVIGLVVLVAIFTALDPRFLSSGNIKAMLLASAILTILAVGQSFVILTAGIDLSIASTMTFAAVTFGMAMTSGKGLALSCLVAVAAGAAVGLVNGFLIAKGGITDFIVTLGALSAASGLALILSDGRPITVISAPLFKLSAGGFGMIPYTFLIAIAVAVLAHLVLFSTPFGTHVLATGGSVDAAQATGVRTARIKMAVYLIAGVLAGLAAILLVARVGSAEPAANTTFLLNSVAAVVLGGVSLFGGKGSIKGPVFGALLLTALANGLTLLGVSQFYQPLAVGIVVVGAAFLTRFEK, encoded by the coding sequence ATGACCACCACCACGGCATCCCCGGCGACCCGCGGATCGGCACTCGCCGACCGCCTGCGCCAGCCGTCGTTCTGGGTCGAGTGGGCGTCCGTGATCGGACTCGTCGTCCTCGTGGCGATCTTCACGGCCCTCGACCCGCGGTTCCTCAGCTCGGGCAACATCAAGGCGATGCTGCTGGCCTCGGCGATCCTCACGATCCTGGCCGTCGGCCAGTCCTTCGTCATCCTGACCGCCGGCATCGACCTCTCGATCGCCTCCACGATGACGTTCGCCGCCGTCACCTTCGGCATGGCCATGACGAGCGGCAAGGGCCTCGCCCTGTCGTGCCTCGTCGCCGTGGCCGCCGGCGCGGCCGTCGGCCTGGTGAACGGCTTCCTCATCGCCAAGGGCGGCATCACCGACTTCATCGTCACGCTCGGCGCGCTCTCGGCGGCCTCCGGACTCGCGCTGATCCTCTCCGACGGGCGCCCGATCACCGTGATCAGCGCGCCGCTGTTCAAGCTGTCGGCCGGCGGCTTCGGGATGATCCCGTACACGTTCCTCATCGCGATCGCGGTGGCCGTGCTGGCCCACCTCGTGCTGTTCTCGACGCCGTTCGGCACGCACGTCCTGGCGACCGGCGGATCGGTCGACGCGGCGCAGGCGACCGGCGTGCGCACGGCCCGGATCAAGATGGCCGTCTACCTGATCGCCGGCGTCCTGGCCGGACTCGCGGCGATCCTGCTGGTGGCCCGCGTCGGCTCGGCCGAGCCCGCCGCGAACACCACGTTCCTGCTGAACTCGGTGGCCGCGGTCGTCCTCGGCGGCGTCAGCCTGTTCGGCGGCAAGGGCTCCATCAAGGGCCCGGTCTTCGGTGCGCTGCTGCTGACCGCCCTGGCCAACGGCCTCACGCTGCTCGGCGTCTCCCAGTTCTACCAACCGCTCGCCGTCGGCATCGTCGTCGTCGGCGCGGCCTTCCTCACGAGGTTCGAGAAATGA
- a CDS encoding substrate-binding domain-containing protein: MSTFQSRKRMRLSLGVVAVSAGLLLAACGSSDDGDNGGSGGGKDAADTNIGIVIKGLDNPFFQHMEDGINAEQKESGADIEIQAAASITDTSGQADKLTNLANQEFDCYLVNPISGTNLIQGIAQIAAKGTPIVNIDNPVEAKAADAAGAEIATYIGTDNVAAGKMVADQLAKLDSDGGDVATVGGIAGDVTSAQRIDGFKEGLADNFEVVQEVAANWDRQEAQTQAETILQANPDLAAFFVANDDMAMGVARAVAAADKKGKTLVVSVDGIDGVASGDIDAAVAQYPFVVGKMGLQACEAAALGEKLPEKVDTPIALITPDNAKDAQDAFPEPPNEYDNPFAEMLGR; the protein is encoded by the coding sequence ATGAGCACCTTCCAGTCCAGGAAGAGGATGCGGCTCTCGCTCGGCGTCGTCGCCGTCAGCGCGGGTCTGCTGCTGGCCGCGTGCGGATCGTCGGACGACGGCGACAACGGCGGCTCCGGCGGCGGCAAGGACGCCGCCGACACGAACATCGGCATCGTCATCAAGGGCCTCGACAACCCGTTCTTCCAGCACATGGAGGACGGCATCAACGCCGAGCAGAAGGAGTCCGGCGCGGACATCGAGATCCAGGCCGCGGCCTCGATCACGGACACCTCCGGCCAGGCCGACAAGCTGACGAACCTCGCGAACCAGGAGTTCGATTGCTACCTGGTGAACCCGATCAGCGGCACGAACCTGATCCAGGGCATCGCGCAGATCGCGGCCAAGGGCACGCCGATCGTCAACATCGACAACCCGGTCGAGGCCAAGGCCGCTGACGCCGCGGGCGCCGAGATCGCGACGTACATCGGCACCGACAACGTCGCCGCCGGCAAGATGGTCGCCGACCAGCTCGCGAAGCTCGACTCCGACGGCGGCGACGTCGCCACCGTGGGCGGCATCGCCGGCGACGTCACCAGCGCGCAGCGCATCGACGGCTTCAAGGAGGGCCTCGCGGACAACTTCGAGGTCGTCCAGGAGGTCGCCGCGAACTGGGACCGCCAGGAGGCCCAGACGCAGGCCGAGACGATCCTGCAGGCCAACCCCGACCTGGCCGCGTTCTTCGTCGCCAACGACGACATGGCGATGGGCGTCGCCCGCGCCGTGGCCGCCGCGGACAAGAAGGGCAAGACACTCGTGGTCTCGGTCGACGGCATCGACGGCGTCGCCTCGGGCGACATCGACGCCGCCGTGGCCCAGTACCCGTTCGTCGTGGGCAAGATGGGCCTGCAGGCGTGCGAGGCGGCCGCGCTCGGCGAGAAGCTGCCGGAGAAGGTCGACACCCCGATCGCGCTGATCACCCCCGACAACGCCAAGGACGCGCAGGACGCGTTCCCCGAGCCCCCGAACGAGTACGACAACCCGTTCGCGGAGATGCTCGGCCGCTGA